One window from the genome of Elaeis guineensis isolate ETL-2024a chromosome 5, EG11, whole genome shotgun sequence encodes:
- the LOC105045789 gene encoding zinc finger CCCH domain-containing protein 11 has product MPPKRQPSKSELAKKQKVVEDKTFGLKNKNKSKNVQKYVQSLQQSVQPKPDPSKIAAKKKKEEDKARDKELNDLFKIAVSQPKVPVGVDPKSILCEFFKAGQCQKGFKCKFSHDLNVQRKGEKIDLYSDQRDQPNETMEDWDQETLEKVVESKKKEYNQNKPTEIVCKYFLEAVEKKQYGWFWVCPNGGKDCHYRHALPPGYVLKSQMKALLEEETEKISIEEEIENQRAKVTALTPLTPELFMQWKKKKMEEREAGLAAQRAERAKNDRMSGRELFLLDSSVFVDDAEAYEKYQREEESDASKQKVENENGHEEPSTSTSIDDKDIEEVLVDDDDDELDIDELNELEASLSKISIQIREPDIKASS; this is encoded by the exons ATGCCTCCGAAGCGCCAGCCCTCTAAGTCGGAGCTCGCCAAGAAGCAGAAGGTCGTCGAGGACAAGACCTTTggcctcaagaacaagaacaagagcAAGAATGTCCAGAAGTACGTCCAGAGTCTCCAGCAGTCCGTCCAGCCCAAGCCCGATCCCTCCAAGATCGCCGCCAAG aagaagaaggaagaggataaGGCAAGGGACAAGGAGCTGAACGATTTGTTCAAGATTGCCGTCAGTCAGCCGAAAGTCCCAGTTG GTGTTGATCCCAAGTCTATACTATGTGAGTTCTTCAAAGCCGGGCAGTGTCAGAAAGGGTTTAAGTGCAAGTTCTCGCATGATTTAAATGTCCAGAGGAAGGGTGAGAAGATTGATCTCTATAGCGATCAGCGTGATCAGCCTAATG AGACTATGGAGGATTGGGATCAAGAGACATTAGAGAAGGTTGTGGAGTCGAAGAAGAAGGAATATAATCAAAACAAGCCCACTGAGATT GTTTGCAAATACTTCCTAGAAGCAGTGGAAAAGAAACAATATGGTTGGTTTTGGGTTTGTCCAAATGGTGGGAAAGACTGCCACTACAGACATGCCCTTCCACCTGGCTATGTTTTAAAATCTCAAATGAAGGCATTATTGGAGGAAGAAACAGAAAAGATATCAATCGAAGAGGAGATTGAAAATCAG CGTGCAAAAGTTACTGCATTGACTCCTCTTACTCCTGAATTATTCATGcaatggaaaaagaaaaagatggaagAAAGAGAAGCTGGACTTGCTGCACAGCGGGCAGAGAGGGCTAAGAATGATCGCATGAG TGGTCGTGAGCTGTTTCTGTTGGATTCAAGTGTGTTTGTTGATGATGCTGAGGCATATGAGAAGtaccaaagagaagaagaatctgaTGCTTCCAAACAGAAG GTGGAAAATGAAAATGGACATGAGGAGCCAAGTACATCAACTTCTATAGATGATAAGGATATCGAAGAAGTGCTAgttgatgacgatgatgatgaaTTGGATATTGATGAGCTAAATGAGCTGGAGGCAAGTCTATCTAAAATATCAATCCAGATCCGAGAGCCGGACATTAAGGCATCATCTTGA